From Haloarcula hispanica ATCC 33960, the proteins below share one genomic window:
- a CDS encoding heme-binding protein yields MDQRKPPATEEGWYALHDCRSIDWDAWREAPQRVRDRALSEGIGFLDAYEAVEDAEEGQTAVYTVMGHKADIMILHLRPTMGDLDAAERHFEQTEFAAFTEQEFSYVSVTEASGYTEKSREYFEGEVDDDSGLAQYIQARLHPDVPDDEFVCFYPMSKRRQPDQNWYDTSFEERAAHIKRHGDIGRTYGGDVNQMIAGSIGFDDWEWGITLWSDDMRHIKELLTEMRFDPSTSQFAEFGPFYVGRRFDPSELPAVLAGQRVPTDDESVPETPADVAEHEHAPTDAGTSHSHAEEPTASDAQAGAHAGGDTDSHGGAHPGSASEGDHPHSEESSDGDDSGSSSSSGGRPDVSADFEEVDDAAQRLGRLGLHEGDAYDAGDYALVFHSSADAEDIVDDVSDLESSFDHYDRHVRTAVRADSGQTYVVSIWTAKDAAETAAGFLSDIDGVEEQLGGPLGEGAESSETEANSDAQTAESSQSIRETLESAGVYAGQPHGEDVYALVVYSEADAETLDEEVADLRSAFDRYDTHVQTTVYGDTDGDVAAVASLWDTEDAAQTASDYLTDLPGVVGRHGEGDGFGTMGMFYTVKPEYHDDFVEKFDTVGGLLEEMDGHRETSLLFNHDDANDMFIASQWDSQEDAMAFFRSDDFSETVDWGRDVLADRPRHVFLA; encoded by the coding sequence ATGGATCAACGAAAGCCGCCAGCCACGGAAGAGGGCTGGTACGCGCTGCACGATTGCCGGAGTATCGACTGGGACGCCTGGCGCGAGGCCCCCCAGCGAGTCCGCGACCGTGCGCTCTCGGAGGGGATCGGCTTCCTCGACGCGTACGAAGCCGTCGAAGACGCCGAGGAGGGACAGACGGCAGTGTACACCGTCATGGGTCACAAGGCGGACATCATGATCCTCCACCTGCGGCCGACGATGGGCGACCTCGACGCGGCCGAACGGCACTTCGAGCAGACGGAGTTCGCCGCCTTCACCGAACAGGAGTTCTCGTACGTCTCCGTGACGGAGGCCTCAGGCTACACCGAGAAGTCCCGCGAGTACTTCGAGGGTGAGGTAGACGACGACTCCGGGTTGGCCCAGTACATCCAGGCCCGACTCCACCCCGACGTGCCCGACGACGAGTTCGTCTGCTTCTACCCGATGAGCAAGCGCCGCCAGCCCGACCAGAACTGGTACGACACCTCCTTCGAGGAGCGGGCGGCCCACATCAAACGCCACGGCGACATCGGCCGCACCTACGGCGGCGACGTGAACCAGATGATCGCCGGCTCCATCGGCTTCGACGACTGGGAGTGGGGCATCACGCTCTGGAGCGACGACATGCGCCACATCAAGGAGCTGCTGACCGAGATGCGCTTTGACCCCTCGACCTCGCAGTTCGCCGAGTTCGGCCCCTTCTACGTCGGCCGGCGGTTCGATCCCTCGGAGTTGCCGGCCGTGCTGGCCGGCCAGCGGGTGCCGACCGACGACGAGTCGGTTCCGGAGACGCCGGCGGACGTTGCGGAACACGAGCACGCTCCGACTGATGCCGGCACGAGTCACAGCCACGCCGAAGAGCCGACGGCGAGCGACGCACAGGCCGGGGCACACGCCGGCGGGGACACCGATAGTCACGGCGGTGCCCACCCCGGCAGCGCCAGCGAGGGTGACCATCCGCATTCGGAGGAATCGTCCGACGGGGATGACTCGGGGTCGTCGAGCAGTTCGGGCGGCCGGCCGGACGTCTCGGCCGACTTCGAAGAGGTCGACGACGCCGCACAGCGGCTCGGTCGGCTGGGACTGCACGAGGGCGACGCGTACGACGCCGGGGACTACGCGCTGGTGTTTCACTCCTCGGCGGATGCGGAGGACATCGTCGACGACGTGTCCGACCTCGAGAGCAGTTTCGACCACTACGACCGCCACGTCCGGACGGCCGTGCGCGCCGACAGTGGCCAGACCTACGTCGTCAGCATCTGGACGGCGAAAGACGCCGCCGAGACGGCGGCCGGGTTCCTGTCCGATATCGACGGCGTCGAGGAGCAACTCGGCGGCCCGCTCGGCGAGGGTGCCGAGAGTAGCGAGACCGAGGCCAACAGCGACGCCCAGACCGCCGAGTCGTCGCAGTCGATCCGCGAGACGCTCGAGTCGGCGGGCGTCTACGCCGGGCAACCGCACGGCGAGGACGTGTACGCGCTGGTCGTATACTCCGAAGCTGACGCCGAAACGCTCGACGAGGAAGTCGCAGACCTCCGGAGCGCGTTCGACCGCTACGACACCCACGTCCAGACGACGGTGTACGGCGACACCGACGGCGATGTCGCGGCTGTCGCGTCGCTGTGGGACACCGAAGACGCCGCCCAGACCGCCAGCGACTACCTCACCGACCTGCCCGGTGTCGTCGGCCGCCACGGCGAGGGCGACGGGTTCGGGACGATGGGGATGTTCTACACGGTCAAGCCTGAGTACCACGACGACTTCGTCGAGAAGTTCGACACTGTCGGCGGCCTGCTCGAAGAGATGGACGGCCACCGCGAGACCTCGCTGCTGTTCAACCACGACGACGCGAACGACATGTTCATCGCGAGCCAGTGGGACTCACAGGAGGATGCGATGGCGTTCTTCCGTTCGGACGACTTCTCGGAGACGGTCGACTGGGGTCGCGACGTACTGGCTGACCGACCGCGGCACGTCTTCCTGGCCTGA
- a CDS encoding class I SAM-dependent methyltransferase, with amino-acid sequence MPENEWDPDDYDGGHSFVAEYGADVVELVDAQPSERVLDIGCGTGHLTAEIADRGAAVVGIDAAEEMVAQAREQYPDLTFEVADARDYDPGTFDAVFSNAALHWIPSDDHDAVLSMVAEALDEGGRFVAELGGQGNVSQVETAVRSVLAERGYETGNPWYFPSLGEYTSRLEAHGLEVTAAWLFDRPTPLEGGSAGLREWLEMFGDSVLAPVPERDHGAVLDSIEDRLRPTLYDTETETWTVDYRRLRFVASH; translated from the coding sequence ATGCCGGAAAACGAGTGGGACCCCGACGACTACGACGGGGGACACAGCTTTGTCGCCGAGTACGGAGCGGACGTGGTCGAGTTGGTGGACGCGCAGCCGAGCGAGCGCGTCCTCGATATCGGCTGTGGCACGGGCCACCTGACGGCCGAAATCGCCGACCGGGGTGCGGCTGTGGTCGGCATCGACGCCGCCGAAGAGATGGTCGCTCAGGCTCGCGAGCAGTACCCCGACCTGACGTTCGAGGTCGCCGACGCCCGGGACTACGACCCCGGCACGTTCGACGCTGTCTTCTCGAACGCCGCACTGCACTGGATACCCAGCGACGACCACGACGCCGTGTTGTCGATGGTCGCCGAGGCCTTGGACGAAGGCGGTCGCTTCGTCGCGGAACTTGGCGGCCAGGGGAACGTCTCACAGGTCGAAACAGCGGTCCGTTCGGTACTCGCCGAACGGGGCTACGAGACCGGGAACCCGTGGTATTTCCCGAGCCTCGGCGAGTACACGTCGCGTCTCGAAGCGCACGGACTGGAGGTCACCGCAGCGTGGCTGTTTGACCGTCCGACACCGCTTGAAGGCGGTAGCGCGGGCTTGAGAGAATGGCTCGAAATGTTCGGCGATTCGGTGCTGGCTCCGGTCCCCGAACGCGACCACGGAGCCGTTCTGGACAGTATCGAGGACCGGCTGCGACCGACGTTATACGACACCGAGACTGAGACGTGGACCGTCGACTACCGGCGGCTGCGGTTCGTCGCCAGTCACTAA
- a CDS encoding iron-sulfur cluster assembly scaffold protein encodes MGIGGSDMYRQQILDHYKNPRNYGEIEDPTFTHIGENPMCGDEIRMDVVLDESEETIERVAFQGDGCAISQASASMLSQELAGMAVEDLEAMDRDDITEMLGVDISPMRVKCAVLAEKVAQDGAEIYFGEKDIDRTTTEDDD; translated from the coding sequence ATGGGTATCGGTGGCTCGGACATGTACCGGCAGCAGATCCTCGATCACTACAAGAACCCGCGGAACTACGGGGAGATCGAGGACCCGACGTTTACCCACATCGGCGAGAACCCGATGTGCGGCGACGAGATACGGATGGATGTCGTCCTCGACGAGAGCGAGGAGACCATCGAGCGGGTCGCCTTCCAGGGCGACGGCTGTGCCATCTCTCAGGCTTCGGCGTCGATGCTCTCACAGGAGCTAGCCGGGATGGCGGTCGAGGACCTAGAAGCGATGGACCGCGACGACATCACAGAGATGCTGGGTGTCGACATCTCGCCGATGCGGGTGAAATGTGCCGTCCTCGCCGAGAAGGTGGCTCAGGACGGGGCGGAGATCTACTTCGGCGAGAAGGACATCGACCGGACGACGACCGAAGACGACGACTGA
- a CDS encoding protein-tyrosine phosphatase family protein, which produces MGQNDASASTDCAVRPVGFVSDAPVIRQIGDRSLYLGNKHAARPETHDQSFDYVLSATSEAYPLTTAHHPLTDGPGNEWAAFEAAVDTARRFVRADGPALIHCKAGVSRSSTLLATAIAAEEDRPLSNALAAVQEARPIATPNPALYELAVIYLAADP; this is translated from the coding sequence ATGGGGCAGAACGACGCTTCGGCTTCGACCGACTGTGCTGTCCGACCCGTGGGGTTCGTCAGCGATGCGCCGGTAATCCGACAGATTGGCGACCGGTCGCTGTATCTCGGAAACAAACACGCGGCACGACCCGAGACACACGACCAGTCCTTCGACTACGTGCTTTCAGCGACGAGCGAGGCGTACCCGCTCACGACCGCCCACCATCCGCTCACTGACGGCCCGGGGAACGAGTGGGCGGCGTTCGAGGCGGCCGTCGATACCGCCCGGCGCTTCGTCCGAGCGGACGGTCCGGCACTGATTCACTGCAAGGCTGGCGTCTCCCGGAGTTCGACGCTGCTTGCGACGGCCATCGCCGCCGAGGAGGACCGCCCGCTCTCGAACGCGCTGGCGGCTGTACAGGAGGCCCGGCCGATTGCGACGCCGAACCCCGCTCTCTATGAGCTAGCTGTCATTTACCTCGCTGCGGACCCGTGA
- a CDS encoding cupin domain-containing protein yields the protein MTDTDEAERPLTPEALDYTHLPDQTMYKVSLDDASHFEQGGDDIRTYPVCITNEFKLLYFEMDPGAVIDWHTHAPSFDEVCLCLDGAARYTLKREDGSEQVIRAERLEFVYLPGGARHKIESVGETSHEGLVAMPSDSVGRLELLEGNEPYQTEDWPVALWVDRVRDEVVTKDENAVTE from the coding sequence ATGACTGATACCGATGAAGCGGAGCGGCCGCTGACGCCGGAAGCCCTCGATTACACGCACCTTCCCGATCAAACGATGTACAAGGTGTCGCTCGACGACGCCAGCCACTTCGAGCAGGGTGGGGACGACATCCGGACGTACCCGGTGTGTATCACGAACGAATTCAAGTTGCTGTACTTCGAGATGGACCCTGGCGCGGTCATTGACTGGCACACGCACGCACCCAGTTTCGACGAGGTGTGTCTGTGCCTCGATGGTGCCGCCAGATACACGCTGAAACGCGAAGACGGAAGCGAGCAAGTAATCCGGGCTGAACGACTCGAGTTCGTCTATCTACCCGGTGGGGCACGACACAAGATAGAATCTGTGGGAGAAACCAGTCACGAGGGACTGGTCGCAATGCCGTCGGACTCGGTCGGACGCCTCGAATTGCTCGAAGGGAATGAGCCGTACCAGACAGAGGACTGGCCGGTTGCGCTGTGGGTCGACCGAGTCCGCGACGAAGTCGTCACGAAAGACGAGAACGCCGTCACGGAGTAG